One Carassius auratus strain Wakin chromosome 16, ASM336829v1, whole genome shotgun sequence genomic window carries:
- the LOC113116226 gene encoding coiled-coil domain-containing protein 106-like — MNDADAASRKRASSRELQTPKNEDAYEIPIPFEDNNFDQQGGFYNQNDHNFDGSDPPAQNSSYLLINNLRTQLQISLEKNSWLQKRIEDLEEERDFLRCQLDRFIFSTKSQESNGNDSRSFSWRRTRENDRDQQVENQRSSNRQSFQQRPTQQTSTNPKALSSVPGPVSAQINSLYGSPHPQPLLQGHGGGSTSSGKNRSLNELQESLTLLGDEEEDDYLEDSYLEEEEMMSREDVITENMSLGNIGTAGRPTGSHPALKRRRVFRIARGRERQRVKDAAGVLFRYKKILVTYQRFKNMSKAFQIHGVDRNTVASTTPIAELLLVAPEKVAEVGEFDPSKEKLLDYARRCYIALDPQTLSKVQALKKNNLLLPISYRLKGTDNR; from the exons ATGAATGATGCGGATGCAGCCTCAAGAAAGCGCGCGAGCTCGCGAGAGCTCCAGA CTCCCAAGAACGAGGATGCCTATGAAATCCCCATTCCCTTTGAAGACAACAACTTTGATCAGCAGGGAGGCTTCTACAACCAGAATGACCACAACTTTGACG GAAGTGATCCGCCAGCACAGAACAGCTCGTACCTGTTAATCAATAACCTGCGCACACAACTACAGATCTCACTGGAGAAGAATTCATGGCTGCAGAAACGCATCGAGGACCTGGAGGAGGAGAGGGACTTCCTGCGCTGCCAGCTCGATCGGTTCATCTTCTCGACCAAGAGTCAGGAAAGCAATG GTAATGATTCCAGGAGTTTTTCTTGGAGAAGGACACGAGAAAATGATCGTG ATCAACAAGTGGAGAACCAGCGTTCGTCCAACCGTCAATCATTCCAGCAGAGGCCAACCCAACAGACCTCAACCAATCCCAAGGCCCTGAGCTCTGTTCCTGGTCCAGTCAGTGCTCAGATAAATTCCTTGTATGGATCTCCGCACCCTCAGCCTCTTCTGCAGGGCCACGGTGGCGGCAGCACCAGCAGCGGCAAGAACAGGTCCCTCAATGAACTGCAAG AATCCCTCACTCTTCTGGGAGACGAAGAAGAGGATGACTACCTCGAGGATAGCTACCTAGAGGAAGAGGAAATGATGTCTCGAGAAGATGTGATCACAGAGAACATGTCGCTCGGGAACATTGGCACAGCTGGAAGACCCACCGGCAGTCATCCAGCTCTGAAGAGAAGAAGGGTTTTCAGAATCGccagagggagagaaagacagagag TGAAAGACGCAGCGGGTGTGCTGTTCCGCTACAAAAAGATCCTGGTAACATACCAGAGGTTTAAGAACATGTCCAAGGCCTTCCAGATCCACGGTGTAGATCGTAATACGGTGGCCTCTACCACACCCATCGCTGAGCTTCTGCTGGTGGCTCCAGAGAAGGTGGCTGAGGTGGGCGAGTTTGACCCGTCTAAGGAAAAGCTTCTAGACTACGCCCGGCGGTGTTATATCGCCCTCGACCCACAGACACTCAGCAAAGTGCAAGCCCTGAAGAAGAACAACCTCCTCCTTCCCATCTCATACAG GTTGAAAGGAACGGATAATCGATAA